The following coding sequences are from one Tubulanus polymorphus chromosome 12, tnTubPoly1.2, whole genome shotgun sequence window:
- the LOC141914153 gene encoding uncharacterized protein LOC141914153, translating to MHDKIISNDPFKGEVILASSIRESVPYERIKTIVGKSGTTKTNSRYNDFYTIDEEDALYTSSAKLNQPPKKKKKVSIVASGSADTSSVTEEDIKKMILQDSPLKVNLSETELKQVKTKVEDFQNKSNDVQIINQLKVTNSKMDLLLEIGQKCLDIVSNSKNISLPDPRNQSADEPSVESDLGSDFDFGDSLLDIPPCLSITTKPSTSTTHTSSIPTQYPGSCINFSSPNYCHASTPFAPLHINDSNNSEVILESLSESSSTIDRSGPNEENHFNIGMISYTPNHSSIIKSLDSNYEYISSEISKIMFDKSKHSRTAFVAKLKTILFPDVSNIVNRNVNGLQRKAKLDDRKIAYIKEKCFSYFPCPPATMEIVWKECVKAIDRRNRQRLRNLVEC from the exons ATGCACGACAAAATTATATCAAACGATCCGTTTAAAGGTGAAGTAATTCTTGCTTCTTCAATCAGGGAATCAGTCCCTTACGAACGAATAAAAACTATTGTCGGAAAGTCTGGGACAACAAAGACTAACAGCAGATATAATGATTTCTACACCATCGATGAAGAGGATGCACTTTACACTAGCAGTGCAAAACTAAATCAACCCCccaaaaagaagaagaag GTGTCGATTGTGGCAAGTGGCAGTGCTGATACTTCATCTGTTACAGAAGAAGATATCAAGAAGATGATACTGCAAGATAGCCCCCTTAAAGTTAATCTCTCAGAAACGGAGCTAAaacaagtaaaaactaaaGTTGAGGATTTCCAAAACAAGAGCAATGACGTGCAGATAATAAATCAACTTAAGGTCACCAACTCAAAAATGGATTTATTACTGGAAATTGGGCaaaaatgtcttgatattGTGTCTAATTCTAAAAATATATCGTTGCCAGATCCAAGAAATCAATCAGCAGATGAACCATCTGTAGAGTCCGATTTAGGATCAGATTTCGATTTTGGTGACTCCCTCTTAGATATTCCGCCTTGCCTATCTATAACCACAAAGCCATCAACTTCAACTACTCATACAAGTAGTATCCCGACGCAGTATCCCGGTagttgtattaatttttcttccCCAAACTATTGTCACGCGAGCACACCATTTGCACCATTACACATAAATGATAGCAATAATTCGGAAGTTATCTTAGAATCTCTGAGTGAGTCATCATCAACAATCGATAGGTCTGGTCCTAATgaagaaaatcatttcaatatcgGGATGATCTCTTATACGCCCAATCATTCGTCAATAATCAAAAGTTTAGATTCgaattatgaatatatttcatctgaaatttCGAAGATTATGTTCGACAAAAGTAAACATTCTAGAACGGCATTTGTTGCTAAACtgaaaacaattttatttCCAGATGTCAGTAATATCGTCAATAGAAATGTAAATGGCTTACAGCGTAAGGCAAAATTAGATGATAGAAAAATAGCATACATCaaagaaaaatgttttagtTACTTCCCATGTCCACCAGCTACTATGGAGATAGTGTGGAAAGAGTGTGTAAAAGCTATCGATCGAAGAAATCGTCAGCGTTTGAGAAATTTGGTAGAATGTTAA